In the genome of Chiloscyllium plagiosum isolate BGI_BamShark_2017 chromosome 33, ASM401019v2, whole genome shotgun sequence, one region contains:
- the swi5 gene encoding DNA repair protein SWI5 homolog isoform X1 — translation MAAERERGGAGACSPQSGLPTPGQPLCTRTPSSREGGGTSGRSFRRTPLGPSRKLNASFKSPLKTSLDPELDSAGLQLQVENLRKKCDDLDHQIAELLSEGYTLKELDQHIDQLHEYNDIKDVGQLLLGKLAVIRGVTTRELYSEFGLDLED, via the exons ATGGCTGCGGAGAGGGAGCGGGGAGGTGCGGGAGCTTGTTCCCCTCAGTCTGGGCTCCCAACACCGGGGCAGCCCCTCTGTACCCGGACCCCTAGTAGCAGAGAAGGCGGAGGGACGTCGGGTCGCTCCTTCAGGAG GACCCCACTTGGACCATCCAGAAAATTAAACGCAAGCTTTAAATCACCG CTAAAGACCTCCCTGGACCCTGAGCTTGACTCTGCTGGTCTTCAACTTCAAGTGGAAAATCTGAGGAAGAAATGTGATGATCTTGATCATCAGATTGCAGAACTACTCTCAGA AGGGTACACTCTGAAAGAGCTGGACCAGCACATTGATCAGCTCCATGAGTACAATGACATCAAGGACGTGGGCCAGTTACTGTTGGGAAAACTGG CAGTCATCAGAGGGGTGACCACCAGAGAGCTGTACAGTGAGTTTGGACTGGATTTGGAAGACTAG
- the swi5 gene encoding DNA repair protein SWI5 homolog isoform X2 — protein MAAERERGGAGACSPQSGLPTPGQPLCTRTPSSREGGGTSGRSFRRTPLGPSRKLNASFKSPLKTSLDPELDSAGLQLQVENLRKKCDDLDHQIAELLSEGYTLKELDQHIDQLHEYNDIKDVGQLLLGKLVIRGVTTRELYSEFGLDLED, from the exons ATGGCTGCGGAGAGGGAGCGGGGAGGTGCGGGAGCTTGTTCCCCTCAGTCTGGGCTCCCAACACCGGGGCAGCCCCTCTGTACCCGGACCCCTAGTAGCAGAGAAGGCGGAGGGACGTCGGGTCGCTCCTTCAGGAG GACCCCACTTGGACCATCCAGAAAATTAAACGCAAGCTTTAAATCACCG CTAAAGACCTCCCTGGACCCTGAGCTTGACTCTGCTGGTCTTCAACTTCAAGTGGAAAATCTGAGGAAGAAATGTGATGATCTTGATCATCAGATTGCAGAACTACTCTCAGA AGGGTACACTCTGAAAGAGCTGGACCAGCACATTGATCAGCTCCATGAGTACAATGACATCAAGGACGTGGGCCAGTTACTGTTGGGAAAACTGG TCATCAGAGGGGTGACCACCAGAGAGCTGTACAGTGAGTTTGGACTGGATTTGGAAGACTAG